Proteins co-encoded in one Fusarium musae strain F31 chromosome 3, whole genome shotgun sequence genomic window:
- a CDS encoding hypothetical protein (EggNog:ENOG41), with amino-acid sequence MEEQKCSLPSISNLLGLADAGSPTSESSPTSRQHSPRFEVPPPSHGHSRAGSEWAKSSHRGLPPTPPMSTDASFEGYSSPTRKSSNQAYSSSAPRPYYYETTPPLEADAQRQASVTAIPRATPPATAPYPQQAHPTVYANPAPVGAYYQTAPVPPAVQPQEMNPYYQRPLPQAYPPPVSMPAPAPSGANPWQHHHYLNPTGAAAFPQSQDRYICPTCNKAFSRPSSLRIHSHSHTGEKPFKCPHAGCGKAFSVRSNMKRHERGCHSFEFNGSVIRG; translated from the exons ATGGAGGAACAAAAGTGCTCTCTACCCTCAATCTCGAACCTCTTGGGTTTGGCCGATGCTGGCTCACCCACGAGTGAGTCCTCGCCAACCTCACGGCAACATTCTCCTCGCTTTGAAG TTCCTCCACCTTCACACGGCCACAGCCGAGCTGGATCTGAATGGGCTAAGTCATCGCATCGTGGGCTTCCTCCTACACCACCTATGAGCACAGATGCATCTTTCGAAGGCTACAGCTCCCCCACAAGGAAATCATCCAACCAGGCGTATTCAAGCTCAGCACCAAGACCATACTACTACGAGACCACACCACCTCTAGAAGCCGATGCACAGCGTCAGGCATCAGTAACAGCTATTCCTCGAGCAACACCTCCAGCAACGGCCCCTTACCCTCAGCAAGCTCACCCCACGGTTTACGCCAACCCAGCACCAGTGGGCGCTTATTACCAGACGGCACCGGTGCCTCCTGCTGTCCAGCCTCAAGAGATGAACCCTTACTACCAGCGCCCTCTCCCACAAGCTTATCCCCCACCAGTGAGCATGCCGGCACCTGCTCCCTCGGGAGCCAACCCGTGGCAGCACCATCACTACCTTAACCCAACTGGAGCGGCTGCATTCCCGCAAAGCCAGGATCGGTATATTTGCCCGACTTGCAACAAAGCCTTTAGCAGGCCCAGCAGTCTCCGAATCCACAGTCACTCACATACCGGAGAGAAGCCCTTCAAATGTCCCCATGCCGGATGTGGCAAGGCTTTCAGCGTACGCAGCAACATGAAACGTCATGAGAGGGGCTGTCATAGCTTCGAATTTAATGGATCTGTGATTCGGGGTTGA